A genomic segment from uncultured Desulfuromonas sp. encodes:
- a CDS encoding chemotaxis response regulator protein-glutamate methylesterase: MKKITVLIVDDSAVVRQALQSVLESDPHIEVIATASDPFVAAERLKKEIPDVITLDVEMPRMDGLTFLQKIMSQHPIPVVMCSSLVEAGSETLLKALEYGAVDIIQKPSLGTKTFIEESRVLICDAIKAAAKTAGSLKPVRLRKVEPKHTADVVLSRPSSKAMVQTTEKIIAVGASTGGTEALRVFLEQFPMDAPGIVVVQHMPENFTRGFAQRLDSLCQMSVKEAENGDSVVRGHVLIAPGNRHMLLKRSGARYYVELKDGPLVSRHRPSVDVLFRSTARYAGKNAIGVILTGMGDDGARGMKEMKDAGAVNFAQDEATCVVFGMPNEAIKMGGVDKILALSQIPRKVLELC, translated from the coding sequence ATGAAAAAAATAACTGTTTTGATCGTTGATGATTCCGCAGTGGTTCGTCAGGCCCTGCAGAGCGTGTTGGAGAGTGACCCTCATATTGAGGTGATCGCAACGGCCAGTGATCCGTTTGTTGCTGCAGAGCGGCTGAAAAAAGAGATCCCAGATGTGATTACCCTCGATGTCGAAATGCCGCGTATGGATGGCCTGACATTTCTGCAGAAGATCATGAGTCAGCATCCTATTCCGGTGGTAATGTGCTCCAGTCTGGTAGAAGCGGGGTCAGAAACACTGCTGAAAGCTTTGGAGTATGGTGCCGTCGATATCATCCAGAAGCCTTCGCTGGGAACAAAAACTTTCATCGAGGAATCGCGCGTATTAATTTGTGATGCCATCAAAGCGGCAGCCAAAACGGCTGGCAGCCTGAAACCTGTGCGATTACGCAAGGTGGAACCAAAGCATACGGCGGATGTGGTGTTGTCGCGTCCCAGTTCGAAAGCGATGGTGCAGACGACTGAGAAAATTATTGCCGTTGGGGCTTCCACCGGGGGGACCGAGGCATTGCGAGTGTTTTTGGAGCAATTCCCTATGGATGCTCCGGGGATTGTTGTGGTTCAGCACATGCCGGAAAATTTTACCCGTGGTTTTGCTCAGAGGTTGGATTCTTTGTGCCAAATGAGTGTCAAGGAAGCTGAAAATGGTGATTCTGTTGTCAGAGGACATGTATTGATTGCACCCGGTAATCGCCATATGCTCCTTAAGCGTAGCGGGGCACGTTATTACGTCGAATTGAAAGACGGACCTCTCGTCTCCCGGCATCGACCCTCCGTTGATGTGTTGTTTCGTAGTACTGCACGTTATGCCGGCAAAAATGCTATTGGGGTGATTTTGACCGGCATGGGCGATGATGGTGCCAGAGGGATGAAAGAGATGAAGGACGCTGGAGCCGTGAATTTTGCCCAGGACGAAGCAACCTGTGTTGTGTTCGGCATGCCCAACGAAGCGATTAAAATGGGTGGGGTGGATAAGATTCTTGCCTTGAGCCAAATTCCTCGTAAAGTGTTAGAGCTGTGCTAG
- a CDS encoding GGDEF domain-containing protein, with protein MDVIVWNQNFETGLEEVDQQHRHLVEVTNRFGKILSNKNALCREMEEIFSELVSYTQYHFSEEERLMESVGVDVHHVDYHKNEHASFLQSVLHLYGESKLGRDTGKPLFEFLMNWLVYHILGSDRNLGEQIHLIEKGCLPREAFERCEFQADGAKSVLLEALNRLFHQVLTRNHELRKLNQTLERRVEERTRELVDANEKLGELAMTDFLTGLYNRRHALMSLETLWDSAGPSGHPLACIMVDADGFKEINDTYGHDVGDHVLCLLARQLKETVRTDDIVCRMGGDEFLIICPKTDIVGAMHVGQLLLQEINQLQFPLGEHVRQASVSIGIAAMSKEVTTLEALLVAADKGVYEAKKAGKNCVKSLQC; from the coding sequence ATGGATGTCATTGTTTGGAATCAAAATTTTGAAACAGGTCTTGAAGAGGTAGATCAGCAACATCGGCACCTTGTCGAAGTAACGAACCGTTTTGGGAAAATTCTCTCTAATAAAAATGCGTTGTGTCGGGAGATGGAAGAAATATTTTCTGAACTGGTTTCGTATACGCAGTATCATTTTTCCGAAGAAGAACGTTTGATGGAAAGCGTTGGCGTGGACGTGCACCATGTCGATTATCACAAGAATGAGCATGCCAGTTTTCTGCAAAGTGTTCTTCATCTTTACGGCGAAAGCAAATTAGGTCGGGATACGGGAAAGCCGTTGTTCGAATTTCTGATGAACTGGCTTGTTTACCACATTCTCGGTTCGGATCGAAACCTCGGCGAACAGATTCATCTGATTGAAAAAGGATGTCTTCCCAGGGAGGCCTTTGAGCGGTGTGAATTTCAGGCTGATGGCGCCAAGAGTGTGTTACTCGAAGCCTTAAATCGCTTATTTCATCAGGTTTTAACGCGTAATCATGAATTGAGAAAACTCAACCAGACCCTTGAGCGGCGGGTTGAAGAACGCACCCGTGAACTGGTCGATGCCAATGAAAAGTTGGGCGAGCTTGCCATGACCGACTTTTTGACCGGGCTCTATAACCGGCGTCATGCCCTGATGTCTCTTGAAACACTGTGGGACAGTGCTGGACCATCAGGACATCCTTTAGCCTGTATCATGGTTGATGCCGACGGCTTTAAAGAGATCAATGATACCTATGGACATGATGTCGGAGACCACGTTTTATGCTTGCTGGCCCGACAACTCAAAGAGACAGTGCGCACGGATGATATCGTGTGCCGAATGGGGGGCGATGAATTCCTCATCATCTGCCCGAAGACGGACATTGTGGGGGCAATGCACGTCGGGCAGTTGTTACTCCAGGAGATTAACCAGTTGCAGTTCCCACTTGGAGAACATGTGCGACAGGCCAGTGTCAGTATTGGCATTGCGGCTATGTCAAAAGAAGTGACAACGCTGGAAGCTCTGCTCGTGGCGGCAGATAAAGGAGTGTATGAAGCCAAAA